From a single Bradyrhizobium sediminis genomic region:
- the purH gene encoding bifunctional phosphoribosylaminoimidazolecarboxamide formyltransferase/IMP cyclohydrolase, with protein MTDRPRRVTRALLSVSDKSGLIEFARALAGHGIELVSTGGTAKAIAAAGLKVRDVSELTGFPEMMDGRVKTLHPKVHGGLLAIRDNAEHAAAMRSHSIAPIDLLVVNLYPFEATVDNGAGYEECIENIDIGGPAMIRAAAKNHDDVAVVVEAQDYQAVLDELAANQGATRLPLRRRLAAKAYARTAAYDAAISNWFAAQNKTDAPDFRAFGGRLIQALRYGENPHQTAAFYRTPDKRPGVATARQLQGKELSYNNINDTDAAYECIAEFDPARTAACVIVKHANPCGVAEGADLISAYRKAFACDTQSPYGGIIAVNRTLDADTARVITEILTEVIIAPDATEEAIAIIAKRRNLRLLLAGSLPDPRAAGLTAKTVAGGLLVQSRDNAVVDDITLRTVTKRAPTEAELRDLKFAFRVAKHVKSNTIIYAKDLATVGIGAGQMSRVDSSRIAARKAQDAAAEAKLAEPMTKGSVVASDAFFPFADGLLVAIEAGATAVIQPGGSIRDDEVIKAADDAGIAMVFTGVRHFRH; from the coding sequence ATGACAGACCGTCCGCGCCGCGTAACCCGCGCCCTGTTGTCCGTTTCGGACAAATCGGGGCTGATCGAATTCGCCCGCGCACTGGCCGGCCACGGCATCGAGCTAGTCTCTACCGGCGGCACCGCGAAGGCGATTGCCGCCGCCGGCCTCAAGGTCAGGGACGTTTCGGAACTGACCGGTTTTCCGGAGATGATGGACGGCCGCGTCAAGACCCTGCACCCGAAAGTGCATGGCGGACTGCTGGCGATCCGCGACAATGCCGAACATGCCGCGGCGATGAGGAGCCACAGCATCGCACCGATCGACCTTCTGGTGGTCAATCTCTATCCGTTCGAGGCCACCGTCGACAACGGCGCCGGCTATGAGGAGTGCATCGAGAACATCGATATCGGCGGGCCCGCGATGATCCGCGCCGCCGCGAAGAACCACGACGACGTTGCGGTCGTCGTCGAGGCGCAGGACTATCAGGCGGTGCTCGATGAACTCGCCGCCAACCAGGGCGCGACCCGGCTTCCCTTGCGCCGCCGGCTCGCCGCCAAGGCCTATGCCCGCACCGCCGCCTATGACGCGGCGATCTCGAACTGGTTTGCCGCCCAGAACAAGACCGATGCGCCGGACTTCCGCGCCTTCGGCGGGCGCTTGATCCAGGCGTTGCGCTATGGCGAGAACCCGCACCAGACCGCCGCTTTCTACCGCACGCCCGACAAGCGCCCGGGCGTCGCCACAGCGCGGCAGCTGCAGGGCAAGGAACTCTCCTACAACAACATCAACGACACCGACGCCGCCTATGAATGCATCGCCGAATTCGATCCGGCGCGCACCGCGGCCTGCGTCATCGTCAAGCACGCCAATCCCTGCGGCGTCGCCGAGGGAGCCGACCTCATCAGCGCCTATCGCAAGGCCTTCGCCTGCGACACCCAATCGCCGTATGGCGGGATTATCGCCGTCAATCGTACGCTCGATGCCGATACGGCACGCGTCATCACCGAAATCTTGACCGAAGTCATCATTGCCCCCGATGCGACCGAGGAAGCCATTGCGATCATCGCCAAGCGGCGAAACTTGCGGCTCCTGCTCGCGGGCAGCCTGCCCGATCCGCGCGCCGCGGGCCTGACCGCGAAGACCGTCGCCGGTGGCTTGCTGGTACAGAGCCGCGACAACGCCGTGGTCGATGACATCACCCTCAGGACGGTGACCAAACGGGCGCCGACGGAAGCGGAGCTGCGCGACCTCAAATTCGCGTTCCGCGTCGCCAAGCACGTCAAATCCAACACCATCATCTACGCCAAGGATCTCGCCACTGTCGGCATCGGCGCCGGACAGATGAGCCGGGTGGATTCCTCGCGGATCGCCGCGCGCAAGGCACAGGACGCCGCCGCCGAAGCCAAGCTGGCTGAGCCCATGACCAAGGGCTCCGTGGTCGCCTCCGACGCGTTCTTTCCGTTTGCCGACGGGCTATTGGTCGCGATCGAGGCCGGCGCCACCGCGGTCATTCAGCCCGGCGGGTCG
- a CDS encoding heparinase II/III family protein, producing the protein MGRFARNLMARASGGTVALSRLWPGRTDRLIIAPHDLRTADATRAAEIYAGRFVFAGKIVTCHGRSIFDLEPPSEDWEVALLGFGWLRHLRAADTALTRANARSLVDDWISNPAQKRPVGRRADVLARRVISLLSQAPLVLGDTDGKFYRRYLRGLTREIRYLRYTMLDIADGVPRLQVLIALCYASLCLANQARHIRAATRKLSDELQRQILPDGGHISRNPGALIELLIDLLPLRQTFAARNIAPPAALLNAIDRMMPMLRFFRHGDGSFALFNGMSSAPSDLLATLLAYDDTHGAPMANMPHTGFQRLDAGAMTVIMDTGAPPPPSVSHDAHAGCLSFELSSGLSRIVVNCGMPSTGRDNWRAFARSTPAHSTLTYHDTSSCQFVELSAMKRLLQGSPIVGGPVHVESHREAVANGVLLTTSHDGYLARFGVVHRRVLMAAHDGSRLDGEDTLSAAPGGRIRGNETDYALRFHLHPAVKASRLSDARGVMLVLPNRDVWTFEALDDKVELEDSVFLAGNDGPRRTVQIVIRQDSRHASSIRWSFVRSTTSASTTAARRSARREPELPL; encoded by the coding sequence ATGGGCCGCTTCGCGCGGAACCTGATGGCGCGTGCGAGCGGTGGCACGGTGGCGCTGTCGCGGCTGTGGCCGGGCCGCACCGATCGCCTGATCATCGCCCCGCACGATCTGCGCACCGCCGACGCCACCCGCGCCGCCGAGATCTACGCCGGCCGCTTCGTGTTCGCCGGCAAGATCGTGACCTGCCACGGCCGCTCGATCTTCGATCTCGAGCCGCCGTCGGAAGACTGGGAGGTGGCGCTGCTCGGCTTCGGATGGTTGCGGCATTTGCGCGCCGCCGACACCGCGCTGACCCGCGCCAATGCGCGCTCGCTGGTCGACGACTGGATTTCAAATCCGGCGCAGAAGCGCCCGGTCGGACGCCGCGCCGACGTGCTGGCGCGCCGCGTCATCTCGCTGCTGTCGCAGGCCCCGTTGGTGCTCGGCGACACCGACGGCAAATTCTACCGGCGCTATCTGCGTGGCCTGACGCGCGAAATCCGCTATTTGCGTTACACGATGCTCGACATCGCCGACGGCGTGCCGCGGCTGCAGGTGCTGATCGCGCTGTGCTACGCCTCGCTCTGCCTCGCCAACCAGGCGCGCCACATCCGCGCCGCGACGCGCAAGCTTTCCGACGAGCTGCAACGGCAGATCCTCCCGGACGGCGGGCACATCTCGCGCAATCCCGGCGCGCTGATCGAGCTGTTGATCGACCTGTTGCCGCTGCGGCAGACCTTCGCCGCCCGCAACATCGCGCCGCCGGCGGCGCTGTTGAACGCCATCGATCGTATGATGCCGATGCTGCGCTTCTTCCGCCATGGCGACGGCAGTTTTGCACTGTTCAACGGCATGAGCAGCGCGCCGTCCGATTTGCTGGCGACGCTGCTCGCCTATGACGACACCCATGGCGCGCCGATGGCGAACATGCCGCATACCGGCTTTCAGCGCCTCGATGCTGGCGCGATGACGGTCATCATGGACACCGGCGCGCCACCGCCGCCGAGCGTCAGCCACGACGCCCATGCCGGATGCCTCTCGTTCGAATTATCCTCCGGTCTCAGCCGGATCGTCGTCAATTGCGGCATGCCCAGCACCGGGCGCGACAACTGGCGCGCATTTGCGCGCAGCACGCCGGCGCATTCCACTTTGACCTATCACGACACCTCATCGTGCCAGTTCGTCGAGCTGTCGGCGATGAAGCGGCTGCTGCAGGGCTCGCCCATCGTCGGCGGCCCGGTTCATGTCGAGAGCCATCGCGAGGCGGTCGCCAACGGCGTGCTGCTGACCACCTCGCATGACGGCTACCTCGCTCGCTTCGGCGTGGTGCATCGCCGGGTGCTGATGGCCGCGCATGACGGCTCCAGGCTCGACGGCGAGGACACCCTGTCGGCGGCGCCGGGAGGACGGATCAGGGGCAACGAGACCGACTACGCGCTGCGATTTCACCTGCATCCCGCGGTGAAGGCGAGCCGTCTTTCCGACGCCCGCGGCGTGATGCTGGTGCTGCCGAACCGCGACGTCTGGACCTTCGAGGCGCTCGACGACAAGGTCGAGCTCGAGGACAGCGTGTTCCTGGCCGGCAATGACGGCCCCCGCCGCACCGTCCAGATCGTGATCCGGCAGGATTCTCGGCACGCCTCCTCGATCCGCTGGAGCTTCGTGCGCTCGACGACGTCGGCCTCGACCACGGCAGCAAGGCGCAGCGCCCGCCGCGAGCCGGAATTGCCGCTCTGA
- a CDS encoding RsmB/NOP family class I SAM-dependent RNA methyltransferase, whose product MPPQRFAMPSEVPGLAARRIAADILDGVLHKRRTLDDQLDGAGAHPGLKTLPDRDRALMRRLVATILRRLGTLGHVLSRLLDRGIPTDAPRAQSALLIGAAQILWMDVPDHAAVDLSVRLVQSDRRAAKYAGLVNAVLRRCAREGQPLIDEVKSQTLDIPEWLLARWIAHYGETTAREMAVALSHEPSLDITVKSDPAQWATRLHGETLPTGTVRTLLQGSVKMLPGFAEGQWWVQDAAAALPARLFGDVAGKTIADLCAAPGGKTAQLILAGADVTAVDRSPGRMARLRENLARLALEAETVVADAAEWQGGNNSSGFDGILVDAPCASTGTIRRHPDVAWLRQEADIGALMAVQKRLLQKATALLKPGGTLVYCTCSLEPEEGEQAISTLLANESGMRRAPIDAGEVAGLSEILTPDGDLRTLPCHLPHADPRLGGLDGFYAARLIKS is encoded by the coding sequence ATGCCTCCTCAACGATTCGCAATGCCGTCCGAGGTGCCCGGTCTAGCGGCGCGGCGGATCGCGGCGGATATTCTCGACGGCGTTCTGCACAAGCGGCGGACGCTCGATGACCAGCTCGATGGCGCCGGCGCCCATCCCGGACTGAAGACGCTGCCCGATCGCGACCGCGCCCTGATGCGGCGGCTGGTGGCGACGATCCTGCGGCGGCTCGGCACGCTCGGCCATGTGCTGTCGCGGCTGCTCGATCGCGGCATTCCGACCGACGCCCCCCGTGCGCAGAGCGCCCTCCTGATCGGCGCCGCACAGATTCTCTGGATGGACGTTCCCGATCACGCTGCGGTCGATCTGTCGGTGCGGCTGGTGCAGTCGGACCGGCGCGCCGCCAAATATGCCGGGCTCGTCAACGCGGTGTTGCGCCGCTGCGCGCGCGAGGGACAGCCGCTGATCGACGAGGTCAAGTCGCAGACCCTCGATATTCCCGAGTGGCTGCTGGCGCGCTGGATCGCGCATTACGGGGAAACCACCGCGCGCGAGATGGCAGTGGCGCTCAGCCACGAACCGTCGCTCGACATCACCGTGAAGTCCGATCCCGCGCAATGGGCGACGCGCCTGCACGGCGAAACGCTGCCGACGGGGACCGTGCGCACGCTGCTGCAGGGCTCGGTGAAGATGCTGCCGGGCTTCGCGGAGGGCCAGTGGTGGGTGCAGGACGCCGCCGCCGCCTTGCCGGCGCGCCTGTTCGGCGACGTCGCCGGCAAGACCATCGCCGATCTCTGCGCCGCCCCCGGCGGCAAGACCGCGCAACTGATCCTGGCCGGCGCTGATGTCACTGCGGTCGACCGTTCGCCCGGCCGCATGGCGCGGCTGCGCGAAAATCTCGCCCGGCTGGCGCTGGAGGCGGAAACGGTGGTGGCCGACGCCGCCGAGTGGCAGGGGGGAAACAACAGCAGCGGTTTCGACGGCATCCTGGTCGACGCCCCCTGCGCCTCGACCGGTACCATCCGGCGCCACCCGGACGTGGCATGGCTGCGGCAGGAGGCCGATATCGGGGCGCTGATGGCGGTGCAGAAGCGGCTGCTGCAAAAGGCCACCGCACTGCTCAAGCCGGGCGGGACGCTGGTCTACTGCACCTGTTCGCTTGAACCGGAAGAAGGCGAGCAGGCCATTTCAACCCTTCTCGCCAATGAATCGGGCATGCGCCGCGCCCCGATCGACGCCGGCGAGGTCGCGGGCCTCAGCGAAATCCTGACCCCGGACGGCGATTTGCGCACCCTGCCCTGCCATCTGCCGCACGCCGACCCCCGCCTGGGCGGTCTCGATGGCTTTTACGCCGCCCGGCTGATTAAATCCTGA
- a CDS encoding DUF1674 domain-containing protein translates to MAGNADATEESLPPATAIADPDRRQLTPAAQRALAEAEARRQAAEANARSGPKELQGPKGPEPTRYGDWENKGIASDF, encoded by the coding sequence ATGGCTGGAAATGCTGACGCGACGGAGGAGTCCCTGCCGCCCGCAACGGCCATCGCCGACCCCGATCGCCGGCAGCTCACGCCGGCGGCCCAGCGCGCGCTCGCCGAGGCCGAAGCGCGCCGGCAGGCCGCCGAGGCCAATGCCCGCTCCGGGCCTAAGGAATTGCAGGGACCGAAAGGGCCGGAGCCGACGCGCTACGGCGACTGGGAGAACAAGGGCATCGCCTCGGATTTCTGA
- a CDS encoding thermonuclease family protein has product MSPFNRINTYRGRPPFQKSSWRRRFSAVLPWLFVLGVVAGTLLPVRRWAHWPASVSSQPSADSQAARDSEMVWKNAGNPSVRHPVDVIRTIDGDTFEARVHLWPGLDLTTRVRLRGIDAPELKASCPQELQMAEAAGEALRNLLGEGEVTIYNIGPDKYNGRVVADIATRRTDNVSAALVARGFVRSYGGGRRIGWCAG; this is encoded by the coding sequence ATGTCCCCATTTAACAGAATAAATACTTATCGGGGCAGGCCGCCTTTTCAGAAAAGTTCCTGGCGCCGCCGGTTTTCGGCTGTCCTGCCCTGGCTATTCGTTTTGGGCGTGGTGGCGGGCACGCTGCTGCCGGTGCGGCGATGGGCGCATTGGCCGGCTTCGGTCTCCTCGCAGCCATCGGCCGACAGCCAGGCGGCGCGGGACAGCGAAATGGTCTGGAAGAATGCCGGAAATCCCAGCGTCCGCCATCCGGTCGATGTGATCCGGACCATCGATGGCGACACCTTCGAGGCGCGGGTGCATCTGTGGCCGGGGCTCGACCTGACGACGCGGGTCCGCTTGCGCGGCATCGATGCGCCGGAGCTGAAGGCGTCCTGTCCGCAGGAATTGCAGATGGCGGAAGCCGCCGGAGAAGCCTTGCGCAACCTGCTCGGTGAGGGCGAGGTCACGATCTACAATATCGGCCCCGACAAATATAACGGGCGCGTCGTTGCCGATATCGCGACACGCCGCACCGACAACGTCTCGGCGGCGCTGGTCGCCAGGGGTTTTGTGCGCAGCTATGGCGGCGGCCGCCGCATCGGCTGGTGTGCGGGATAG
- a CDS encoding L,D-transpeptidase, giving the protein MSLRIAVALAATIGVGTLLSTAAEARPDVVGFRGDYSPGTIVVKTHERRLYLVVDQGRAVRYPVGVGRAGKQWAGTTRIDGKYTNPAWSPPAEVKRDKPSMPSVIPGGSPRNPMGVAAMTLAGGEYAIHGTNMPGSVGGFVSYGCIRMLNADITDLYQRVSVGTTVVVTR; this is encoded by the coding sequence ATGTCGTTGAGGATTGCGGTGGCGCTGGCGGCCACCATCGGGGTGGGGACCCTGTTGTCGACGGCGGCCGAGGCGCGGCCGGACGTCGTCGGTTTTCGCGGCGATTATTCGCCGGGAACGATCGTGGTGAAGACCCATGAACGCCGGCTCTATCTCGTGGTCGATCAGGGCCGCGCGGTTCGCTATCCCGTCGGCGTCGGCCGCGCCGGCAAGCAATGGGCCGGCACCACCCGGATCGACGGCAAGTACACCAATCCGGCCTGGTCGCCGCCCGCCGAAGTCAAGCGCGACAAGCCGTCGATGCCGAGCGTGATCCCCGGCGGCTCGCCGCGCAATCCGATGGGCGTCGCTGCGATGACGCTGGCCGGCGGCGAATACGCCATCCACGGCACCAACATGCCGGGCTCGGTCGGCGGCTTCGTCTCCTATGGCTGCATCCGCATGCTGAACGCCGATATCACCGACCTCTATCAGCGCGTCTCCGTCGGCACGACCGTCGTCGTGACTCGCTGA
- the acs gene encoding acetate--CoA ligase has translation MSEKIYDVSAEWAKRAWIDDAKYREMYARSVSDPNGFWGEQAKRIGWIKPFHKVDNTSFAPGNISIKWFEDGVLNVAWNCIDRHLEKRGDQTAIIWEGDDPSQSKHITYRQLHDEVCKMANILRTRNVGKGDRVTIYLPMIPEAAYAMLACARIGAIHSVVFAGFSPDSLAQRITDCQSRIIITADEGLRGGKKVPLKANVDAAIAKAGDVDWVVVVKHTGAAVNMNPSRDFWHHEAAEMVTTECPCEPMHAEDPLFILYTSGSTGQPKGVLHTTGGYLVFASMTHQYVFDYHDGDIYWCTADVGWVTGHSYIVYGPLANGATTLMFEGVPNYPDNSRFWNVIDKHKVNIFYTAPTAIRALMQGGDAPVKKTSRKSLRLLGSVGEPINPEAWEWYYRVVGDERCPIVDTWWQTETGGILITPLPGATKLKPGSATRPFFGVVPEIVDADGKVLEGECTGNLCIAKSWPGQMRTVYGDHARFEQTYFSTYKGKYFTGDGCRRDADGFYWITGRVDDVINVSGHRMGTAEVESSLVAHALVSEAAVVGYPHDIKGQGIYAYVTLMTGTEPSEALRKELVAWVRKDIGPIASPDLIQFAPGLPKTRSGKIMRRILRKIAEDEPSSLGDTSTLADPAVVDDLVAHRQNKKDASP, from the coding sequence ATGTCCGAGAAGATTTACGACGTATCCGCTGAATGGGCCAAGCGCGCCTGGATCGATGACGCCAAATACCGCGAAATGTATGCGCGCTCGGTCAGCGATCCCAACGGCTTCTGGGGCGAACAGGCCAAGCGCATCGGCTGGATCAAGCCGTTCCACAAGGTCGATAACACTTCCTTTGCCCCCGGCAACATTTCCATCAAATGGTTCGAGGACGGCGTCCTCAACGTCGCCTGGAACTGTATCGACCGTCATCTCGAAAAACGCGGCGACCAGACCGCCATCATCTGGGAGGGCGACGATCCCTCGCAGTCGAAGCACATCACCTATCGGCAGTTGCATGACGAAGTCTGCAAGATGGCCAACATCCTGCGCACCCGCAACGTCGGCAAAGGCGACCGCGTCACGATCTACCTTCCGATGATCCCGGAAGCCGCCTACGCGATGCTGGCCTGCGCGCGGATCGGCGCGATTCATTCGGTGGTGTTCGCCGGCTTTTCGCCCGACAGCCTCGCCCAGCGCATCACCGACTGCCAATCCAGGATCATCATCACTGCCGACGAAGGGCTGCGCGGCGGCAAGAAGGTGCCGCTCAAGGCCAATGTCGACGCCGCGATCGCCAAGGCCGGCGACGTCGATTGGGTCGTCGTCGTCAAGCACACCGGTGCGGCCGTCAACATGAACCCCTCGCGCGATTTCTGGCACCACGAGGCCGCCGAGATGGTGACGACGGAATGTCCGTGCGAGCCGATGCACGCCGAGGATCCGCTGTTCATTCTCTATACCTCGGGCTCTACCGGCCAGCCCAAGGGCGTGCTGCACACCACCGGCGGCTATCTGGTGTTCGCGTCGATGACGCATCAATACGTGTTCGACTATCACGACGGCGACATCTACTGGTGCACCGCCGACGTCGGCTGGGTCACCGGCCACAGCTACATCGTGTATGGGCCGCTGGCGAATGGCGCGACCACGCTGATGTTCGAAGGCGTGCCGAACTATCCCGACAATTCGCGGTTCTGGAACGTCATCGACAAGCACAAGGTCAACATCTTCTACACCGCGCCGACGGCGATCCGCGCGCTGATGCAGGGCGGCGATGCGCCGGTCAAGAAGACCTCGCGCAAGTCGCTTCGATTGCTCGGCAGCGTCGGCGAGCCGATCAACCCCGAAGCATGGGAATGGTATTATCGGGTCGTCGGCGACGAACGCTGCCCGATCGTCGATACCTGGTGGCAGACCGAAACCGGCGGCATTCTGATCACGCCGCTGCCCGGCGCCACCAAACTCAAACCAGGTTCGGCGACCCGGCCGTTCTTCGGCGTGGTGCCCGAGATCGTCGATGCCGACGGCAAGGTGCTGGAAGGCGAATGCACGGGCAACCTTTGCATTGCCAAGTCCTGGCCGGGGCAGATGCGCACCGTCTATGGCGACCACGCCCGCTTCGAGCAGACCTACTTCTCCACCTACAAGGGCAAATATTTTACCGGCGACGGCTGCCGCCGCGACGCCGACGGCTTCTACTGGATCACCGGGCGCGTCGATGACGTGATCAACGTCTCCGGCCACCGCATGGGCACCGCCGAAGTCGAAAGCTCGCTGGTGGCGCACGCGCTGGTCTCGGAAGCCGCCGTGGTCGGCTATCCCCACGACATCAAGGGCCAGGGCATCTATGCCTATGTGACGCTGATGACCGGCACCGAGCCGTCCGAGGCGCTGCGCAAGGAGCTGGTGGCGTGGGTGCGCAAGGACATCGGCCCGATCGCGTCGCCCGATTTGATCCAGTTCGCGCCCGGCCTGCCGAAGACCCGCTCCGGCAAGATCATGCGCCGCATCCTGCGCAAGATCGCGGAGGATGAACCCTCGAGCCTCGGCGACACCTCGACGCTGGCCGATCCCGCCGTGGTCGACGATCTCGTCGCGCACCGCCAGAACAAGAAGGACGCCTCGCCGTAG
- a CDS encoding DNA topoisomerase IB, which produces MMDQQNFEAARPVSADPAVALSQALEQMPKPTQKIAPKTNAGTVAKTASVEALAQELGLRLGDQNQLTIRRIKRGRSYSFVRANGTAVRHAGTIRRLHSMAVPPAYAEVRYSPDPSSHLQAVGRDAAGRLQYRYHSDWEKVREQRKAHRLARLVGALPKIRRNVSMHLSGDTPTREFALSAVIELIARTAIRPGNESYARLNGTRGATTLLKSNVTLEDDSVVLSFKAKGGKAVRKECDAAKLVRAIGILRGVPGKRMFQYRDNSGTVRAVSTTQVNAFLREIAGIKISLKDFRTLMASAVVLESLSRISPAASARGRRKQVLDAVRAAADELSNTPAICRKSYVHDTIVTAFEDGILERFAATMKGYRSQSKREQLLAQVVTAAAA; this is translated from the coding sequence ATGATGGATCAGCAGAATTTCGAGGCTGCGCGGCCCGTTTCCGCCGATCCTGCCGTTGCGCTGTCGCAGGCGCTGGAGCAGATGCCTAAGCCCACGCAGAAGATCGCGCCCAAGACGAATGCCGGGACGGTCGCCAAGACGGCCTCTGTGGAGGCCCTCGCCCAGGAGCTGGGCCTCAGGCTCGGCGACCAGAACCAACTCACCATTCGCCGCATCAAGCGCGGCAGGAGCTATTCATTCGTCCGCGCCAACGGCACGGCGGTCCGCCATGCCGGCACCATCAGGCGCCTGCACTCGATGGCGGTGCCGCCGGCCTATGCCGAGGTCCGCTACTCGCCCGATCCGAGTTCGCATCTGCAGGCCGTCGGCCGCGACGCCGCGGGCCGGCTGCAATACCGCTACCATTCCGATTGGGAAAAAGTTCGCGAACAGCGCAAGGCCCACCGGCTGGCGCGGCTGGTCGGGGCTTTGCCGAAGATCCGCCGCAACGTCTCGATGCACCTCTCCGGCGACACCCCGACCCGTGAATTCGCGCTGTCGGCGGTGATCGAGCTGATCGCGCGCACCGCGATCCGTCCGGGCAACGAATCCTACGCGCGGCTGAACGGCACCCGCGGCGCCACCACGCTGCTGAAATCCAACGTCACGCTGGAAGACGATAGCGTCGTGCTCAGCTTCAAAGCCAAGGGCGGCAAGGCCGTGCGCAAGGAATGCGATGCCGCCAAACTGGTGCGCGCCATCGGCATCCTGCGCGGCGTGCCGGGCAAGCGCATGTTCCAGTACCGCGACAATTCCGGCACGGTCCGCGCGGTTTCCACCACCCAGGTCAATGCGTTCCTGCGCGAGATCGCCGGCATCAAGATTTCGCTGAAGGATTTCCGCACCCTGATGGCATCGGCCGTGGTGCTGGAATCGCTGTCGCGGATTTCACCGGCGGCCAGCGCCCGCGGCCGGCGCAAGCAGGTGCTGGATGCCGTGCGCGCCGCCGCCGACGAATTGTCGAATACGCCGGCGATCTGCCGCAAGAGCTATGTCCATGACACCATCGTCACCGCGTTCGAGGACGGCATCCTCGAGCGCTTCGCCGCGACCATGAAGGGCTATCGCTCGCAATCGAAACGCGAGCAGCTGCTGGCGCAAGTGGTGACCGCGGCGGCGGCCTGA
- a CDS encoding EVE domain-containing protein, with the protein MAYWLVKSEPSVWSWDQQVAKGAKGEAWTGVRNFTARQNLVKMKKGDRAFFYHSNEGKEIVGIAEIIKEAYPDPSDKTGKFVCVDIKADKPLKTPVTMAAIKADKRLTKMALVKYSRLSVQPVTSDEWKIVCTMGGM; encoded by the coding sequence ATGGCGTACTGGCTGGTGAAATCGGAACCATCGGTCTGGTCGTGGGATCAGCAGGTGGCAAAGGGCGCCAAGGGCGAAGCCTGGACCGGCGTGCGCAATTTCACCGCGCGGCAGAATCTGGTGAAGATGAAGAAGGGCGACCGCGCCTTTTTCTATCACTCCAACGAGGGCAAGGAGATCGTCGGCATCGCGGAAATCATCAAGGAAGCCTATCCGGATCCGAGCGACAAGACCGGCAAGTTCGTCTGCGTCGACATCAAGGCCGACAAACCGTTGAAGACGCCGGTGACGATGGCCGCGATCAAGGCCGACAAGCGCCTGACCAAGATGGCGCTGGTGAAGTATTCCCGGCTGTCGGTACAGCCGGTGACATCGGACGAATGGAAAATCGTCTGCACGATGGGTGGGATGTAG
- a CDS encoding NAD(P)H-dependent glycerol-3-phosphate dehydrogenase codes for MSAFKSVAVIGAGAWGTALAAVAARAGREVVLCARDAAIATQIQSTRENRRLPGVRLDAGIKVIADLALAARADIVLIATPAQNLRAAVKAIAPHLAKAAPVIASAKGIERGTHKFMTEVIAEAAPQAMPAILSGPSFADDVARGLPTAVTLAAKDEALASELVQALGSSTFRPYHTTDVRGVEIGGAAKNVLAIAAGIVVGRKLGASAQAALTTRGFSELVRLGRACGARSETMAGLSGLGDLILTCSSAQSRNFALGVALGRGEGRPPDKLAEGEFTAPVLIELAASQNVDMPVSNAVAAILSGKATIDAAIESLLTRPFKAEG; via the coding sequence ATGTCAGCATTCAAATCTGTGGCCGTGATCGGCGCCGGTGCATGGGGGACGGCGCTTGCCGCCGTCGCCGCCCGGGCCGGGCGCGAGGTCGTTCTCTGCGCGCGCGACGCCGCGATCGCAACGCAAATTCAGTCGACGCGCGAAAATCGCCGCCTGCCCGGCGTGCGTCTCGACGCCGGCATCAAGGTCATCGCCGATCTTGCGCTGGCCGCTCGCGCCGACATTGTCCTGATCGCAACGCCGGCGCAGAATTTGCGCGCCGCGGTCAAGGCGATTGCGCCTCACCTTGCCAAGGCGGCGCCCGTGATCGCGAGTGCAAAGGGCATCGAGCGCGGCACGCACAAGTTCATGACCGAGGTGATTGCGGAGGCCGCGCCCCAGGCGATGCCGGCGATCCTGTCGGGGCCGAGCTTCGCCGACGACGTGGCGCGCGGCCTGCCTACCGCGGTGACGCTGGCGGCGAAGGACGAAGCGCTTGCGAGTGAATTGGTGCAGGCGCTGGGGTCTTCGACCTTCCGGCCCTATCACACCACGGATGTCCGCGGCGTCGAGATCGGCGGCGCGGCGAAGAACGTGCTCGCCATCGCCGCCGGCATCGTGGTCGGCCGCAAGCTCGGCGCCTCGGCGCAGGCGGCGCTGACCACGCGCGGCTTCAGCGAGCTGGTACGGCTCGGACGCGCCTGCGGCGCACGCAGCGAAACCATGGCGGGCCTCTCGGGCCTCGGCGACCTGATCCTGACCTGCTCCAGCGCGCAGTCGCGCAATTTCGCGCTCGGCGTGGCGCTCGGACGCGGCGAAGGCCGGCCACCCGATAAACTGGCCGAAGGCGAGTTCACCGCGCCGGTTCTGATCGAACTGGCGGCTTCGCAAAATGTCGATATGCCGGTATCAAATGCGGTCGCGGCGATCTTGAGCGGCAAGGCGACGATCGACGCAGCAATCGAAAGCCTGCTGACGCGCCCGTTCAAGGCGGAGGGATGA